In Gracilibacillus salitolerans, the sequence TGTCAATGGTATTTATGGTGTGGGGAACATCGGTACTGCCGTTACTTCATTTGGAGCACCAATCATCGCCGGTATGTATGGCTGGCGAATGGCAGTTTTTACATTTATTATTCCTTTATTATTGTTTGCGATCTTAAATTTTTTATGGGGGGATCGTCATGAACCAAAAGTACAAACTTCATTAAAACAACAGGTGTTAGGTGTTTATAAAAATAATAAACTATGGTTTTTAAGCTTCTTTTACTTCTTAACATTCGGATCCTTTGTTGCTTTAACGGTTTATTTACCAAACTTTTTAGTATCGGAATTTCAGCTATCTGAAGTCGATGCTGGTTTGCGAACAGCAGGCTTTATTGCATTATGTACATTGCTCAGACCTGTTGGGGGCTGGCTAGGAGATAAGTTTAATCCGTTTAAAGTGTTAATGTTCGTTTTCACAGGCATGACGATTTCCGGTATTCTGTTATCTTTTTCACCAACGATTCTGCTATATACAATTGGCAGCTTGTCAGTAGCGGTGTTTGCAGGTATTGGGAATGGTACGATTTTTAAATTGGTTCCGTTATATTTCTCCAAACAAGCAGGGATTGTCAATGGTATTGTTGCTGCGATGGGCGGATTAGGCGGATTTTTCCCACCGATTATTCTTACTTTGGTTTATGATATCAACGGTCACTATGCAATTGGATTTATGGCACTATCCCAATTTGCACTGGCGAGTCTAATCATTATTATTTGGATGTATTATACCGATAAATTGAATTTGTCTAACTATATTGTGAACAATGCCGGACAGGGGATTTTAGTCACAGATGAAAATGGAAGAATTACAAAGATAAATCATGCCTTTGAACGAATAACCGGTTATCAGCAAGAAGAGGTAATTGGTCAAAATCCCAATATATTAAGCTCCGGACAGCAAGATCAGAGTTTTTACGATGAAATGTGGAAGCAATTGAAAGAAAAAGAAATTTGGCAAGGTAAGATTACCAATAAACGTAAGAAAGGAGAAATCTATACCCAATGGTTGTCGATTAGTGTGCTAAAAGATGCAGGGGATAATATAACTAATTATGTAGGGGTATTTAGTGAATTAAATGAGTGACCAGTTACCTATTGGTAGCTGGTTTTTTACCTGGATTAAATAAAACTGATATGCAGCATTGGATGATATAGTGAAATGGTTATAAGTAGAAAGTATGGAAAATAATTACCATTCATTAACATTATATTAACACTGTCTTAATATTCAGCTGTTATATTATAAGTAAGCAAAAACCTCCAAGACTTTCTTCCCTAAAAAATATAGATGGAGTGGAATGACGTATGTCATGGATTACGTTAGGACATGCATTTGTAGTCATCTATTTCTTATTTTCAAGCCTGGCTAAGCTAGTTAATTATCCTTATTTTGTTGAGCAATTGCCAAGGACATTAGCCCGGACCTATTCACATCTGTTAGCAATTATCATCATTTTTACAGAACTCACATTAACGATTGCGCTCATCTTCAGATTTCACACCAGTAGTATCTTAGTCGGCCTCATTTTGCTTGTCTTCATTTTTACAGTTTATATTTTCATCATGATTCAAAAAGGGATAACCAAAGAGGATTGTGGTTGCTATGGTGGTTTTCTTAAAGAACGGCTTGACTATCAAAAAGTAATCCAGAATAGCTTGCTTATTATCCTTTTATTAATTCTCCTATTACAGCCTTCTAGTACAGCACAGCTTAGAGATTATGGTCTTGCCATTGTCGGATTTATTACATATATGTTATTACATCATTTTTATCAGAAACTCCAACAGAACCAAGTGAAATTAGCGAAAATCAAATCGATGTAGGGAAGGAGAGACTTGTGTATATTCTAATCGGAATCCTTACTATCGTTGTTATTGGTCTAGCTGTTTTTTCCTGGATTATTTATCAGCAAGTACAGCAACTCTATCTGTTTTTCTTCAATTATTCAGGATTGGCAATAGGTCAGCAAGCACCAGACCTCCAGAATGTCGATATGGAAAAAGAAATCGTACTAATATTTGCAGATGTAGATTGTCCTAAATGTCGAGAAGTAATGGAAGAAATGAACCGTAAAAAGGATCGAATCGCACAAAACTACTGCATGGTAATGACACGAAGTCAACCGGATATAGAAGCGTTTTTAGCAGGTAAAGGCTGGAATCTCATTGTGAAGTCGATAACGGAACGGGAGAAGGAACGATTTCAAGTTATTATGGAGCCCTTTTTCTTTCAGGTGGAGGAAGGGGTTATTCATAAAAAAGGATTAATAGACTCGCTTGAAGACTTATTGGTTAACGAGACATCTCAAGCTCAAGCGAGTTAATGATCACCTTGAAAGGAGGTGAAACAAATGAAAAAACGTTTAGGTTGTGTTTCTCTTGTTGTTTTTGGTAAACGCATTGAAAAATGCTATGGTCCATCTTGGTTAAGAGTTTAATACTTAAAGCTGGAGGTATTTTGTGGCCGCAAGATACCTCCTCTAAATCTTATGAATGTAATTACATATCATATTACTAATTTTTTTCTTTTTTGTAAATATATATGCATAGTGATGAGGTGATCGAAATGAGTCCACCGTTATTAGAAGTTAGTCATATCATGAAGCGTTTTGTCAGTAAAAAACAGCAGGTAATAGCAGTAAATAACGTCAGTTTTGACATTAGTTCTAATGAAATAGTAGGGCTGGTTGGACATAACGGTTCAGGAAAGACAACGATTTTAAAAATGTTGGCAGGGTTACTGTATCCAGACGAAGGTACTATCAAAATAGAAGGTGAGCTCTGGGAGGAAAAACAAGTTAAAGAGACCATTGCTATTCTGTTAGAAGGTTCGCGTTCCTTTTACTGGAATTTAACAGGTAAACAAAACTTGGCTTATTTCTCTGTATTAGCAGATGTGAAGCATACTAAGGACAGAATAGCAGAACTAATCGAATTATTAGAGATGTCTGCTTTCATTGATCGGATGACTGGAACCTATTCAAGAGGTATGCAACAGAGGCTCTCACTTGCAATTGCTCTATTACAGCAACCGAAATTATTAATCTTAGATGAGCCTAGTAATGGACTTGATTATGAGTGGTCACAATTATTAGCGGAATTATTACAGGATTTAACAGCGAAAGTTGACATGAGCATCATTGTTGTCAGCCATGACTTTCATTTTCTATATCAATTTGTCGATCGAATCTTGCATCTCAAGAAAGGAATGTTAGTTAGAGAGCTTCCTGTTCATCGGACGAATGTAGATAGTAATGACCAGTATGTTTCTTTTCATCTGCAAGGTGAACTCCCAACAGATATGGACATCCCAGTTTCTTTATTAGTACAACAAAAGAAAAACGGCTGGATTATTAATGGTAACCCAGATTCCACCGAGATTTATCATTTTATCAGTAAGGCAGTCTCAAATGGTCTTACGGTAGAACAAGTAACAACATCATTAGCAGTTACAGGAAAGGAAGAAGCTTATGGCTAAAGTGGTGATGGCAGAGTTTCTTAAAGGTTTTCAACTGCAATGGAATTATCCGTTCTCCTTTCTATTACATACGATTCAGAATTTAATCATTACCGGGGTATTAATTTGGATGCTTAGCAGTTTAACATCCTTAGAACAGGTGATTGGCTTGTTATTTTGGCCTGTCGTCATAAGTGCTATTTCGTCCAGTGCACAATCGGTTCAGGACGATATGCAATATGGGACATTCGAGCGAATTGCAGCCAGTAAAAGAAGTTTATCCTTCATTTTATTAGCAAGAAGTTTATCAGACTTTATTTTCTCAGCTTTATTAACCGTTATCGCCATTGCAGGTGCAACTCTGTTTTTTGATATTTCACTAAGAGTAGAGGCGATCATAGCATGTCTGTTTATTGTGTTATGTACTGGTACTGGATTGAGTTTCATTTTAACGGGCTTGCAAATTTACTATCGAGATATTGGTCCATTAGGTAATATGATCGTCTTCGGCTCGGTAGTTGTTTTACTGCTTCCATGGGATCAATGGGTCAGTTTATTGGAAGTGTTTGTTTATCTCTTACTTCCATTCACAGCTAGTGCGATCTATATTCAGTCTTTTGATGCTGGCTATCTGGTTTATGCACTCATCAATAGTCTGCTTTTTTTCGTGATAGGTTTAGTTTATTTGCCATATATGGTTAGAAAAACTAAAGCCAATAAAGGATTAGGGAGATATTAAGAATGGGAACTACTGTTGCTTATGGTGGTGAAATGAGTAAAGTTCATTATCTTCTGTATACGATCAATCTTGTGGTAGGGTGCTTCGGCATCTCTATTATTCTACCATTTATTATCTTGTTTGGTATTGATCGATTGTCTGTTTCTGAAGATCTATCGATATTATTTCTTTTTACGATTCCAGCATTCATTGGTTTTATCCTCTTTCCGGTATCATGGTATCTCTTTTCACACAAACATCAATTACAGGATGTAGGAATTGTCAAGAGAATAGATAAAGCAACGGTAACGATTTGTGCACTTTCTTTTGGAATTATTGTTTATACCTGTTTTCACATTCAATATGTACCGTGGATCATGCTGGTTCACTTTGCTGTGATCGGCTTAGGAGAGGAATTGGTCTTCAGAGGCATATTACTTCATCGGCTTCAAAAGGTAATGGATAATTGGTTAGCCGTTTTGATATCAGCTGCTGTATTCGCTTTTGTTTTTCATTCGGGTCAGCCTTTCTTAGACAATGTAAGTTACCGGCTGATCTTAGGTGTTGTATTCGGCTTAATTTTTTTGCATACCAAAAACATATGGGGAGTGGCATGTATCCACTTTGCTTATAACTTTTTTATTACCTATCAATTATAAAGGGAGACTTCCATCAATGAGGGTTTTTGCCCCACTGATGGTTAGTGAAACATATTAGGGTGTTAGCGCCCCAAACTTCGGTTCTTACGGGCGACTAGCACCGTGATAAAGGGAGGGTTTAGTCTTGAAAATCAATAGTTTATTAGCTGTTCTAGCAAGTTTCTTTCTAATCGCTAGTTATGGGTTGTTTTTGTTATTAATGGACACAGAAAGTAGTTCTCTACTTTTCTATGATGTGGTAACCATTTGGCTGCCGGTGGGTGTCATTATTGCCATTGCTTTTATTGCTACACAACGAGGACCTTTAATTAAAGACAGTAGTTTATTAACAGGTGCATTCGTAGCCTTCGTTACCCATATCTTTTTTTATTTAGTTTTGGTTATTTCTCGATATTTGGAACATGTTCAAGATTTTCTTACATATTATGGGAACGAGCGGAACAATGAAGTAATGGAAACGATCGTCAATCAGACATGGAGTATTATTTTACAAGGTTATTTTACGGAATTAGTCATGATGGTCTTACTAGGATCAATCGGAGGATGGCTAGGAAGTAAAATAGGCCGCAATAAAACTGAAAGTGCTTAATAGATAAGGAGTAGGTCAGGGATGAAAAATAAAAAGAAGTGGGTTATTCGCACTGTACTAACGGTACTCGTTCTTTCACTAATTGGCTATTTTGTATTTGGTGGAACAGACCCGGTACCGTGGAAAGTAGTGCAAGCAGAAGTAAAGCAGATGACGAATGCAAATCAAGTAACAGCTACGGGAATAATTCGTTATAAAAATACCGTAGAACAACAGGCAGCGGATAGTGGTATGCTAGTCGAGCGCCATATTGAGGTAGGGGACAAAGTAGAAGAAGGAGATAAATTGGTAGATTTAGAGGTTTCTTTAGGAAATGAAACAGAAACAGTAGAAGTAACGGCTATTGCTAATGGTGAAGTCTTATCTTTACATGGGTATAAAGGCAGTTATATTCACACAGGTGATCCTTTAATCCTATTAGGAGAGCAAGATCAACTAGAAATCTATGGTGAATTATCTGAATTTGATTACGCCAGTGTAGCAAAAGGAGATAAAGTCACCATTGAAAGCAATGCATTTAATGAAGTGATGCAGGGAGAAGTAACAGTGATTGATCAGGAAGCAACACCATCAGAATTATCAGATGGTTCTGTAATAAAAATAAGAGTGGAAATGGAAGATACTTCTGGTCAAGACCCCATTCCAGGGTTACAAGCATTTTTAACCATTGAAACGGAGCAGCAAACAGAAGAAGCAGACGAGGCATTTATCGTACCGGAGACTGCCATAGTAGAAGAAGAGGGGCAATTTTATGTCTATACGGTGGAAGAAGGAAGCATTACAAAGAAAGAAGTGACACTTCAGTCCATACCAGCATTAGCATCCGATGACCAAGGAATTGGCAATGATCAATTTAGAATCTGGTTAGAGGAAGAAGTAAGTAGCGATGAAATTTTAGCTAATATGCTAGAGGTTGAGGAGGGAATTACAGC encodes:
- a CDS encoding efflux RND transporter periplasmic adaptor subunit, with product MKNKKKWVIRTVLTVLVLSLIGYFVFGGTDPVPWKVVQAEVKQMTNANQVTATGIIRYKNTVEQQAADSGMLVERHIEVGDKVEEGDKLVDLEVSLGNETETVEVTAIANGEVLSLHGYKGSYIHTGDPLILLGEQDQLEIYGELSEFDYASVAKGDKVTIESNAFNEVMQGEVTVIDQEATPSELSDGSVIKIRVEMEDTSGQDPIPGLQAFLTIETEQQTEEADEAFIVPETAIVEEEGQFYVYTVEEGSITKKEVTLQSIPALASDDQGIGNDQFRIWLEEEVSSDEILANMLEVEEGITAEDLIIANPKDDIKEGSTVPTDQLERIDVTS
- a CDS encoding nitrate/nitrite transporter; amino-acid sequence: MTNVKKFQLPLQTLSLVVGFMVWVLLSSLMSFIKQDISLTAGQISFITAVPVILGSVLRVPLGFYANRFGARGLFVLSLLFLILPVGYLGMANSFTDLILSGLFLGIGGAVFSVGVTSLPKYYPKEKHGFVNGIYGVGNIGTAVTSFGAPIIAGMYGWRMAVFTFIIPLLLFAILNFLWGDRHEPKVQTSLKQQVLGVYKNNKLWFLSFFYFLTFGSFVALTVYLPNFLVSEFQLSEVDAGLRTAGFIALCTLLRPVGGWLGDKFNPFKVLMFVFTGMTISGILLSFSPTILLYTIGSLSVAVFAGIGNGTIFKLVPLYFSKQAGIVNGIVAAMGGLGGFFPPIILTLVYDINGHYAIGFMALSQFALASLIIIIWMYYTDKLNLSNYIVNNAGQGILVTDENGRITKINHAFERITGYQQEEVIGQNPNILSSGQQDQSFYDEMWKQLKEKEIWQGKITNKRKKGEIYTQWLSISVLKDAGDNITNYVGVFSELNE
- a CDS encoding ABC transporter ATP-binding protein, with translation MSPPLLEVSHIMKRFVSKKQQVIAVNNVSFDISSNEIVGLVGHNGSGKTTILKMLAGLLYPDEGTIKIEGELWEEKQVKETIAILLEGSRSFYWNLTGKQNLAYFSVLADVKHTKDRIAELIELLEMSAFIDRMTGTYSRGMQQRLSLAIALLQQPKLLILDEPSNGLDYEWSQLLAELLQDLTAKVDMSIIVVSHDFHFLYQFVDRILHLKKGMLVRELPVHRTNVDSNDQYVSFHLQGELPTDMDIPVSLLVQQKKNGWIINGNPDSTEIYHFISKAVSNGLTVEQVTTSLAVTGKEEAYG
- a CDS encoding MauE/DoxX family redox-associated membrane protein: MSWITLGHAFVVIYFLFSSLAKLVNYPYFVEQLPRTLARTYSHLLAIIIIFTELTLTIALIFRFHTSSILVGLILLVFIFTVYIFIMIQKGITKEDCGCYGGFLKERLDYQKVIQNSLLIILLLILLLQPSSTAQLRDYGLAIVGFITYMLLHHFYQKLQQNQVKLAKIKSM
- a CDS encoding ABC transporter permease; the encoded protein is MAKVVMAEFLKGFQLQWNYPFSFLLHTIQNLIITGVLIWMLSSLTSLEQVIGLLFWPVVISAISSSAQSVQDDMQYGTFERIAASKRSLSFILLARSLSDFIFSALLTVIAIAGATLFFDISLRVEAIIACLFIVLCTGTGLSFILTGLQIYYRDIGPLGNMIVFGSVVVLLLPWDQWVSLLEVFVYLLLPFTASAIYIQSFDAGYLVYALINSLLFFVIGLVYLPYMVRKTKANKGLGRY
- a CDS encoding CPBP family intramembrane glutamic endopeptidase, coding for MGTTVAYGGEMSKVHYLLYTINLVVGCFGISIILPFIILFGIDRLSVSEDLSILFLFTIPAFIGFILFPVSWYLFSHKHQLQDVGIVKRIDKATVTICALSFGIIVYTCFHIQYVPWIMLVHFAVIGLGEELVFRGILLHRLQKVMDNWLAVLISAAVFAFVFHSGQPFLDNVSYRLILGVVFGLIFLHTKNIWGVACIHFAYNFFITYQL